In Streptomyces sp. 1222.5, the genomic stretch AGCTCGGAGGCGTACTGGCCCTGCAGGATCGCCGGAAGCGGGATCACCCGCTCCTGCGGGACGAAGACGTCCTGGGCGACGGTGCTGACGCTGCCGGTGCCGCGCAGCCCGGAGGTGTCCCAGTCGTCGATGATCTGCAGGTCCGACATGGGCACGAGGGCCATGACCGGCAGGTGCTGCCCGTCGGGCGTCGGCTGGACGGCGATGATCTCCTGCCAGTGGGCGTGGCGGGCGCCGCTGACGAAGCCCCACTTGCCGTTGACGACGATGCCGCCCTCGGCGGGCGCGGCCAGCGCGGAGGGGCTGAGCGTGCCGCAGATGCGCACGTCGGGGGTGGCGAACACCTCGTCCTGGACGCTGTCGGGGAAGAGGCAGGCCATGAAGGTGGGGATCCAGTAGACGGACGTCGTCCAGCCGGCCGCCCCGTCGGCGCGGCCGAGTTCGGCGGCGACCTCGACCAGGGTGCGGGTGTCCGCCTCGTAGCCGCCGTACCGCTTGGGCACGCGCAGCTTGAACAGGCCCGCCCCGGCGATCGCCTCGATCGTCTCGTCCTGCAGTCGCCGGTCCTCCTCCGCCTGCGCGGCGTTCTTCTTCAGAAGCGGTGCGAGGTCGCCGGCGCGCTGCACCAGGTGTGCTCGCGTGGGGATGTCGGCGGTGAGCATCGTGGGTCCTCCCGGAAGGTACACAGGTGTCGGTCGCCGGAAGCGGGACCGTGTCGCGCACCTGACGCTCACATCGCGGCGGCCCTGGCGGCACCTCTCGTGTTGCGAAGTTGGGCCGGTCGCAGCGACTTCGGCACGTCGGTGCGGGGTCGGGCCCGCTGCCGCACGCAGCAAGAAGCCTCCCCGGCCGGCGGCTGCCACGATGAGGCCTATGACGGATCAGCAGCACGCCGGGGAAGGCCGCGACAAGGCGACGACCACCCGTCCGTTGACGGGCGACGAGTACGTCGAGAGCCTGCGCGACGACCGCGAGGTGTACCTGTACGGGGAGCGCGTCAAGGACGTCACCGCGCACCCGGCATTCCACAACCCGGTGCGGATGACGGCCCGCCTGTACGACGCGCTGCACGACCCGGCCCACCGCGAAGTGCTCACCACTGCGACCGACAGCGGCGGCGACGGCTTCACCCACCGGTTCTTCACCACGCCCCGCAGCGCCGAGGACCTGGTGGCCGACCAGAAGGCGATCGCCGCCTGGTCCCGGATGAGCTACGGCTGGATGGGGCGCAGCCCCGACTACAAGGCCGCCTTCCTCGGCACGCTAGGTGCCAACGCCGACTTCTACGCCCCCTTCTCGGACAACGCGCGCCGCTGGTACCGCGAGTCGCAGGAGAAGGTCCTGTACTGGAACCACGCGATCGTGCATCCGCCGGTCGACCGCAGCCGCCCGGCGGACGAGGTCTCCGACGTCTTCGTGCACGTGGAGAAGGAGACCGACGCGGGTCTGGTCGTCAGCGGCGCCAAGGTGGTCGCCACCGGTTCGGCGCTCACCCACCACAACTTCATCGCCCACTACGGTCTGCCGGTGCGCAAGAAGGAGTTCGCGCTGGTTGCCACGGTGCCCACGGGTGCGCCTGGCGTGAAGCTGATCTGCCGCCCGTCGTACTCGGCGATGTCCGCCGTGATGGGCAGCCCCTTCGACTATCCGCTGTCGTCGAGGCTGGACGAGAACGACACGATCCTCGTCCTGGACAAGGTCCTCATCCCGTGGGAGGACGTGTTCATCTACGGCGACACGGCCAAGATCCAGATGTTCTCGGGGCAGTCGGGCTTCCTTGAGCGCTTCACCTTCCACGGCTGTATACGCCTCGCCGTGAAGCTGGAGTTCCTCGCCGGCGCGCTGGCCAAGGCGCTGGAGATCACCGGGACGCAGGATTTCCGAGGGGTGCAGACCCGGCTCGGCGAGGTGCTCGCCTGGCGGAACCTGTTCTGGGGGCTGTCGGACGCGGCCGCGCGCAACCCGGTGAAGTGGCGGAACGGAGCGGTGCTGCCGAACCCGCAGTACGGCATGGCCTACCGGTGGTTCATGCAGATCGGCTATCCCCGGATCAAGGAGATCGTCCAGCAGGACGTCGCCAGCGGCCTGATCTACCTGAACTCCAGCGCCGACGACTTCAAGAACCCGCAGATCCGTCCGTATCTCGACAAGTACGTGCGCGGTTCGGGCGGCGTCGAGGCCGTCGAGCGCGTCAAGGTGCTGAAGTTGCTGTGGGACGCGGTGGGCACCGAGTTCGGCGGTCGGCACGAGCTGTACGAGCGCAACTACTCGGGCAACCACGAGAGCGTGCGCACCGAGCTGCTGTTCGCGCAGACGGCGAGCGGGCAGGTCGACGACTACAAGGCGTTCGTCGACCAGTGCCTGTCCGAGTACGACCTGGACGGCTGGACGGTCCCGGATCTCGATTCGTTCCCGGGGCTGCGCGAGGCACGCGGGGGCCTGCTCGGCGGCTGAGGGCCCTCAGGTCCGTTCCAGCAGGTCGGCCAGGAACGGCGCGATCACGCCGGGCACCACCTTGCAGTCCAGGACGAGGGTGCCCGGGCAGCCGGCCGTGCGCCACCGCCGTACGGCGTCGAGGTCGTCCGGGCGGCGCACTGTGACCGCCGTGGCGCCCAGGCCGCGGGCCACCGTGGCGAAGTCGGTGTCGGCGAAGGACAGCGTGGCCGGGTCGGCGCCCTGCGGCGCGTACATGTGCTCTTCGAAGCCGTAGGCCGCGTCGTCGTAGACGACGACGAGCGCGGGCCGGCCGGAGCGCACCAGCGTGTCCAGCTCCGGCAGGCCCATCAGCGCGCCGCCGTCGCCGACCGCCGCTACGGTCAGCCGGTCGGGGCGGCCCACCGCTGTGCCGACCGCGCCGGCCAGGCCCAGGCCGATGCTCTGGAAGGCGGCGCCCGTGAAGACGAACCCGGCCGGGTCGGGCACCGGCCAGTACATCCCGGGCCAGGCGATGAAGTGCCCGCCGTCCAGCACCAGGGTGCGTTCCTCGGGCAGCAGGGCGGCCAGGGCGCGGGTCAGGGTGCGCGGGTCGATCCGGTCGGCGGTGGACGCGTCCTCGTGGGCGAGGTCCGCCCATCCGGTGCGTGCCCGGGCGGCCCGGTCGGCGCACCGCCCGCGCCAGTCCGGCACGGGCAGTCCCCGTTCCTCCACCGCGTCGAGCAGCCGTACGGCGACGGCGTGGGCGTCGCCGCGCACCACGAGGTCGGCCCGCTGTGCTCGCTTGTGCCCGTCGACGTCGACCTGGACGACGGTGGCCGCGGGGTCGAGGATCCGGCCGCCGTGCAGGGTGAAGGTGTCCAGGCTCGCGCCGAAGGCGACGACGACGTCGGCCTCGCCCATCAGGTCGGCGGCGGCCGGTGCCGCGAAGCCCCCGCAGACCCCGAGTGACCAGGGGCTGTCCCGGAACAGCCCGCCGGCCATGACGGTCGTCGTGAACAGGGCTCCGAGGCGGTCGCCGAGTTCGCGCAGGATCTTGCCGGCGCCGGAGTGCCAGGCGCCGAGTCCGGCCAGGAGCAGCGGGCGGCGCGCCCCGGCCAGGGCGTCGAGCAGTGGCTCCAGGTCGGGTTCGGCCACGGCGTCCGTCGTGCCCGCCGCGGCCTGCGCGACGGTGCCTGGGGTGCCGGGCAGCGCGTGGTTGACCAGGTCGCCCGGCAGGAACACGGCGACGGGGCAGCGCTCCTCCCGGGCGGTGCGTACGGCCGCGGCGGTGTCGGCGCGGGCGGTGCGCGGTTCGGTGAGCCGGACGACGCGGACGCCGAGCGCGGCCAGGAGCGCGCTCTGGTCGATGTCGTGCGGCCGGGGACCGCTCACCGGGGCGTCGCCGCACAGCAGGACGGCCCCGCTGCGGTTCTTGGCCGCGTCCGCCAGCGCGGTGACGGTGTTGGTGATGCCGGGCCCGTGGGTGGTGGTGCAGACGGCGACGTCGCCGGTCGCCCGGAAGTAGGCGTCGGCCATCGCCATGGCCCCGCCCTCGTGCCGGGCCGCCGTGTAGCGCACGCCGGCCGCGGTGAGCGCGGCCGTGGCCAGGATGTTGCCGCCGCCCACCACCCCGAAGGCGTGCCGGATGCCGCTGTCGGCGAGGGTCTGCCCGACGGCCTGCGCGAGTGTGGTCATGCGTGACTCCATGGGTTGCGTCAAACAACTTACTGATCAGCGAAAAGTGCCCGGACGGGCTGCGGGTCCCCGGGCGGGCGTGGAGCGCCCGTCCGCCCGGGGACCGGTGTGCCTTTCGGATCAGGCGAGTTCGAAGATGACCTCGCCGACGGTGATGTCGATGCGGTTGGTGCGCACCAGCTCCCAGCCGCCCTCCTCGAAGACCGACTCCCAGTCGTCGACGGTCGGCAGGAAGGTGCCCATGAGGTCGTGTCCGAGCTCGAACCCGAGCGTGAAGACGGGCAGTTCGGTGTCGGGCAGCGCGGTGCGGGTGGCGTCGCCGATCAGCAGACGCCGGGCCGCGGGGAACACCTCGCGCAGCCGG encodes the following:
- a CDS encoding acyl-CoA dehydrogenase family protein; the protein is MLTADIPTRAHLVQRAGDLAPLLKKNAAQAEEDRRLQDETIEAIAGAGLFKLRVPKRYGGYEADTRTLVEVAAELGRADGAAGWTTSVYWIPTFMACLFPDSVQDEVFATPDVRICGTLSPSALAAPAEGGIVVNGKWGFVSGARHAHWQEIIAVQPTPDGQHLPVMALVPMSDLQIIDDWDTSGLRGTGSVSTVAQDVFVPQERVIPLPAILQGQYASELNAASPVYRVPLLPVAAASSVGTALGLARAARDAFFERLPGRTLTYTAYESQAQAPLTHHQVAEATLKIDQAEFHAYRLADLVDAKGLAGEEFTLEERARARADMGAVVRLAKEAVGILAAASGGSSIYRDVPMQRISRDIQAVSLHALMNPDTNNELYGRVLCGLEPNTLYI
- a CDS encoding 4-hydroxyphenylacetate 3-hydroxylase family protein — encoded protein: MTDQQHAGEGRDKATTTRPLTGDEYVESLRDDREVYLYGERVKDVTAHPAFHNPVRMTARLYDALHDPAHREVLTTATDSGGDGFTHRFFTTPRSAEDLVADQKAIAAWSRMSYGWMGRSPDYKAAFLGTLGANADFYAPFSDNARRWYRESQEKVLYWNHAIVHPPVDRSRPADEVSDVFVHVEKETDAGLVVSGAKVVATGSALTHHNFIAHYGLPVRKKEFALVATVPTGAPGVKLICRPSYSAMSAVMGSPFDYPLSSRLDENDTILVLDKVLIPWEDVFIYGDTAKIQMFSGQSGFLERFTFHGCIRLAVKLEFLAGALAKALEITGTQDFRGVQTRLGEVLAWRNLFWGLSDAAARNPVKWRNGAVLPNPQYGMAYRWFMQIGYPRIKEIVQQDVASGLIYLNSSADDFKNPQIRPYLDKYVRGSGGVEAVERVKVLKLLWDAVGTEFGGRHELYERNYSGNHESVRTELLFAQTASGQVDDYKAFVDQCLSEYDLDGWTVPDLDSFPGLREARGGLLGG
- a CDS encoding thiamine pyrophosphate-binding protein, with protein sequence MTTLAQAVGQTLADSGIRHAFGVVGGGNILATAALTAAGVRYTAARHEGGAMAMADAYFRATGDVAVCTTTHGPGITNTVTALADAAKNRSGAVLLCGDAPVSGPRPHDIDQSALLAALGVRVVRLTEPRTARADTAAAVRTAREERCPVAVFLPGDLVNHALPGTPGTVAQAAAGTTDAVAEPDLEPLLDALAGARRPLLLAGLGAWHSGAGKILRELGDRLGALFTTTVMAGGLFRDSPWSLGVCGGFAAPAAADLMGEADVVVAFGASLDTFTLHGGRILDPAATVVQVDVDGHKRAQRADLVVRGDAHAVAVRLLDAVEERGLPVPDWRGRCADRAARARTGWADLAHEDASTADRIDPRTLTRALAALLPEERTLVLDGGHFIAWPGMYWPVPDPAGFVFTGAAFQSIGLGLAGAVGTAVGRPDRLTVAAVGDGGALMGLPELDTLVRSGRPALVVVYDDAAYGFEEHMYAPQGADPATLSFADTDFATVARGLGATAVTVRRPDDLDAVRRWRTAGCPGTLVLDCKVVPGVIAPFLADLLERT